In the genome of Phacochoerus africanus isolate WHEZ1 chromosome 10, ROS_Pafr_v1, whole genome shotgun sequence, one region contains:
- the LOC125110382 gene encoding olfactory receptor 10AG1-like: MQSRNVNPQRENNLKITEINLTIMIEFVLLGFADIPQFHWFLFGVFLVIYLIILLWNGIIILITKVDATLQTPMYFFLSIFSFLEICYVSVTLPRMLMDIWTQKGKISVFTCATQMCFFLMLAGTECFLLAVMAYDCYVAICNPLHYPLVMNPKVCVQLVVASWISGAPVQIGNTYQIFSLPFCGSNQINHFFCDIPPLLKLACGDIFYNEMMVSILAVLFLTLPFMLILGFYTRIISTILKLPSKTGQTKAFSTCSSHIIVVLLFYGSAAVTYLKPKSNQYEGIDKLLSLFYTILTPMFNPMVYSLQNKDVRKAIRKFLHKLSAL, encoded by the coding sequence atgcagtcAAGAAATGTAAATCCTcagagggaaaataatttgaaaattacagaaataaatctTACTATAATGATTGAATTTGTTCTCTTGGGCTTTGCTGATATTCCCCAATTTCACTGGTTTCTGTTTGGAGTTTTCTTAGTCATCTATTTGATTATCCTGTTGTGGAATGGCATCATTATTCTAATAACAAAAGTAGATGCCACTCTTCAGAcccccatgtattttttcctcagcATTTTTTCATTCCTAGAAATATGCTATGTATCTGTCACTCTTCCCAGGATGCTCATGGACATTTGGACccagaaaggaaaaatttctgtttttacctGTGCTACACAAATGTGTTTCTTCCTTATGCTGGCAGGCACAGAATGTTTCCTTCtggctgtgatggcctatgactgTTATGTGGCCATTTGTAACCCTCTGCACTACCCTCTAGTTATGAATCCCAAGGTCTGTGTCCAGCTGGTGGTTGCTTCCTGGATCAGTGGAGCTCCAGTCCAGATAGGAAATACATACCAGattttctctctgcccttttGTGGTTCTAACCAAATCAATCACTTCTTCTGTGATATCCCCCCATTATTGAAGCTGGCTTGTGGAGATATCTTTTACAATGAGATGATGGTCTCTATACTCGCTGTATTATTTCTCACTCTTCCTTTTATGTTAATTCTTGGGTTCTATACTAGAATTATCTCCACCATTCTGAAGTTGCCATCAAAAACAGGACAAACCAAAGCCTTTTCAACTTGCTCTTCCCATATCATAGTTGTACTTTTATTCTATGGATCAGCCGCTGTCACCTATTTAAAACCTAAATCCAATCAATATGAAGGAATAGACAAACTGCTCTCTCTTTTCTACACCATTTTGACCCCAATGTTTAATCCTATGGTATACAGTCTGCAGAACAAAGATGTGAGAAAGGCAATAAGAAAATTTCTTCACAAATTATCAGCATTGTGA